In one Brassica oleracea var. oleracea cultivar TO1000 chromosome C9, BOL, whole genome shotgun sequence genomic region, the following are encoded:
- the LOC106316276 gene encoding uncharacterized protein LOC106316276, with translation MRTCTKEEKVLLISHHNQDQEDEDGEALSLSDLPVNSSNEKVELPKQTKAEEEFEFETGSSFRLGSDSCEPAPEMSMADELFSEGLILPFRHSVSLDAGLPGSNRLICRSESVDFLRTGTGSNRKIRNNFVDYSQPSPQPQIRRSSSMTARVNSIRNHKSSSIWDFLRLGLVRTPEIELRTAKVSVSRNSSCSSTSTSSNSKKTESRSSNRRRSFLFGDCRCSAATETIVPVKVCVSGETEEKQRKKMAKKEEKTAVARKRTFEWLKELSQVGFVVDHGRRSLA, from the coding sequence ATGAGGACATGTACGAAAGAGGAGAAAGTCCTTTTGATCTCTCATCACAATCAAGATCAAGAAGACGAAGATGGAGAAGCGTTGTCTCTAAGTGATTTGCCGGTGAATTCATCTAACGAGAAAGTTGAGCTTCCGAAACAAACAAAGGCAGAGGAGGAGTTCGAATTCGAAACCGGGTCATCTTTTCGTCTCGGGTCGGATTCGTGTGAGCCAGCTCCGGAGATGAGTATGGCGGACGAATTATTCTCCGAAGGGCTAATCCTCCCGTTCCGTCACTCCGTCAGCTTAGACGCGGGCCTTCCCGGTTCGAACCGGTTAATTTGCAGATCCGAATCGGTCGATTTTCTAAGAACCGGAACCGGTTCTAACCGGAAAATCAGAAACAATTTCGTTGATTACAGTCAACCGAGTCCACAGCCACAGATCAGACGATCATCGAGCATGACGGCGAGAGTGAATTCAATCAGAAACCATAAATCATCTTCGATTTGGGATTTTCTCCGGCTAGGACTCGTACGTACGCCGGAGATCGAACTTCGAACGGCGAAAGTATCAGTGAGTCGAAACAGTAGCTGCAGTAGCACAAGCACGAGCTCGAATTCGAAGAAAACAGAATCGAGATCGAGTAACCGTAGAAGAAGCTTTCTGTTCGGGGATTGTAGGTGCTCGGCGGCGACGGAGACGATCGTACCTGTGAAAGTCTGTGTCTCCGGCGAGACGGAGGAGAAACAGAGGAAGAAGATGGCGAAGAAAGAGGAGAAAACGGCGGTTGCGCGGAAGAGAACGTTTGAGTGGTTAAAAGAGTTATCACAGGTAGGGTTTGTCGTTGATCATGGAAGACGAAGCTTGGCTTGA
- the LOC106318504 gene encoding U-box domain-containing protein 2-like produces the protein MMELNMEVSWLRVLLDNISSYLSISSMDTLYSNPAHKYYTRGEDIAKLLQPVLENLVGSDASPSELLNNGFEELSQYVDELREQFQSWEPLFSRIFYVLQIESLATKLRESSLEVFQLLKHCEQHLPADLVSPSFEDCIELVKLVGRDEVSYTIDLALIDQKEGNGPTSEVLVKIAESVGLRSNQEILIEGVVLASLKENAELTENNTEAEFIEGLISLITHMHDHLTNIKQSQLGCSVPVPPDFRCPLSLELMTDPVIVTSGQTYERAFIEKWFDMGLMVCPKTRQPLTQTSLTPNFIVKAFISNWCESNNVNLPDPLELVQSSQPFPLLLEPASDDDDECDSQPLSLVDESERGSSSSPMKIGGNGRTESLDATKCEKLRQVLSRSVSAPGIVFELDTKTERNTTPPAPAPAPAPSPADTSISQARVETVRRLPSARHFHHPGIIPATIRETGSSSSIESEVKKLIEDLKNSSLEAQREATARIRILSRNSTDNRIVIARCGAIDSLVDLLYSTDERIQADAVTCLLNLSINDNNKSVIADSGAIEPLIHVLRTGNLEAKENSAATLFSLSVIEENKTKIGEAGAIEPLVDLLGNGSLRGKKDAATALFNLSIHHENKAKVIEAGAVRYLVELMDPAAGMVEKAVVVLANLATVKEGKVAIGEEGGIPVLVEVVELGSARGKENATAALLQLSMHSQRFCNSIIREGAIPPLVALTKSGTARAKEKAHNLLKYFKSQKQGQRRG, from the exons ATGATG GAGTTAAACATGGAGGTGTCTTGGTTAAGAGTTCTCTTAGATAACATCTCATCATATCTAAGCATATCATCCATGGACACCTTATATTCCAACCCAGCTCATAAATACTACACCAGAGGAGAAGACATAGCCAAGCTTCTTCAGCCTGTTCTTGAGAACCTTGTTGGCTCTGATGCCTCTCCTAGCGAGCTGCTTAACAACGGGTTTGAAGAGTTATCCCAGTACGTTGATGAACTAAGAGAGCAGTTTCAAAGCTGGGAACCTCTTTTTAGCAGAATCTTTTAT GTTCTTCAAATTGAATCATTAGCAACAAAGTTGCGAGAATCCAGTTTGGAAGTCTTTCAGCTGCTCAAACACTGTGAACAACACTTACCTGCCGATCTTGTTTCACCATCGTTTGAG GACTGCATAGAACTGGTGAAGTTAGTAGGAAGAGATGAAGTTTCATATACTATTGATCTAGCTCTGATAGATCAAAAGGAAGGTAATGGACCTACTTCAGAGGTTCTAGTCAAAATTGCTGAGAGTGTTGGTCTAAGATCCAACCAAGAGATTCTGATTGAAGGTGTAGTGCTTGCAAGTTTAAAGGAGAATGCAGAGCTTACAGAGAATAACACTGAAGCTGAGTTTATAGAAGGATTGATCTCTCTTATAACACACATGCATGATCACCTTACCAACATAAAGCAGTCTCAGTTAGGTTGTTCTGTCCCTGTACCTCCAGACTTCCGCTGCCCTCTATCTCTTGAGCTTATGACTGATCCAGTCATTGTAACATCTGGTCAAACATACGAACGGGCTTTCATCGAAAAATGGTTTGATATGGGACTCATGGTTTGTCCAAAGACAAGACAGCCTTTGACTCAGACAAGTTTGACACCTAACTTCATCGTCAAGGCTTTCATTTCCAACTGGTGTGAATCAAACAATGTCAATTTGCCTGATCCTTTGGAGTTGGTTCAGTCAAGTCAGCCTTTCCCTCTTCTTCTTGAACCAGCTTCAGATGATGATGATGAGTGTGATTCTCAGCCTCTTTCTTTGGTGGATGAGTCAGAGAGAGGCTCATCATCATCCCCTATGAAGATTGGTGGAAATGGCCGTACCGAATCTTTAGATGCTACCAAATGCGAGAAGCTGCGCCAGGTCCTAAGCAGGTCTGTTTCCGCACCAGGGATCGTCTTTGAACTGGATACCAAAACCGAAAGAAACACTACTCCTCCAGCTCCTGCTCCTGCTCCTGCTCCTTCTCCTGCTGATACATCAATCTCACAGGCAAGGGTTGAAACCGTGCGGCGACTTCCATCTGCCAGGCATTTTCATCACCCAGGGATCATCCCAGCGACCATAAGAGAAACCGGAAGCAGTTCAAGCATCGAATCCGAGGTGAAGAAACTGATCGAAGATCTCAAGAACTCTTCTCTGGAAGCACAAAGAGAGGCAACAGCAAGGATCAGGATACTGTCGAGAAACAGCACAGACAACCGCATAGTCATCGCCAGGTGCGGCGCAATCGACTCATTAGTCGACCTTCTTTACTCCACGGACGAGAGGATCCAAGCCGACGCGGTGACTTGCTTGCTAAACCTATCAATCAACGACAACAACAAATCAGTCATAGCGGACAGCGGAGCTATAGAGCCGCTGATCCACGTCCTCAGAACAGGTAACCTAGAAGCCAAAGAGAACTCAGCGGCAACGCTCTTCAGCTTATCTGTGATAGAAGAGAACAAGACTAAGATAGGAGAAGCGGGAGCGATAGAGCCGCTCGTTGATCTCTTGGGAAACGGGAGCCTAAGAGGGAAGAAAGACGCGGCTACTGCTTTGTTTAACCTCTCGATACACCACGAGAACAAGGCGAAAGTGATCGAAGCTGGCGCGGTTAGGTACTTGGTCGAGCTGATGGACCCTGCGGCTGGGATGGTGGAGAAAGCTGTGGTCGTACTGGCGAACCTCGCGACGGTTAAGGAAGGGAAGGTTGCGATTGGTGAGGAAGGAGGTATACCGGTTTTGGTGGAAGTGGTGGAGTTGGGTTCGGCGAGAGGGAAGGAGAATGCAACTGCAGCGCTTTTGCAGCTTTCTATGCATAGTCAGAGGTTTTGTAACAGTATTATTAGAGAAGGAGCTATTCCTCCTCTTGTGGCTCTTACTAAATCAGGAACCGCTCGAGCCAAAGAGAAG GCACATAACCTTCTGAAGTACTTCAAATCCCAAAAGCAAGGCCAGAGGAGAGGCTGA